A stretch of Drosophila gunungcola strain Sukarami chromosome 3L unlocalized genomic scaffold, Dgunungcola_SK_2 000002F, whole genome shotgun sequence DNA encodes these proteins:
- the LOC128257223 gene encoding uncharacterized protein LOC128257223 isoform X2: protein MEQTTSSSVAELAQNGEEMETDASKVLDHQEYAEALSISGRSRKRRWSRRWCRAREVLSVGAIFIALLLIIGAIYMHLRQKHRLGRLHITLKDREREEDGLAAEDEDFHLVTAAAVVD from the exons ATGGAACAAACAACCAGTAGCAGTGTGGCGGAGCTGGCCCAGAATGGTGAGGAAATGGAGACGGATGCCTCAAAGGTGCTGGACCACCAGGAGTACGCCGAAGCCCTGTCAATATCCGGTCGAAGTCGAAAAAGGCGCTGGAGCAGGAGGTGGTGCCGCGCCCGGGAAGTCCTAAGTGTGGGCGCCATTTTTATCGCCTTGCTGCTCATCATCGGCGCCATTTACATGCACTTAAGACAGAAGCATCGCCTGGGCCGACTGCACATTACGCTCAAGGATCGGGAAAGGGAGGAAGATGGTCTAGCGGCGGAGGACGAGGACTTCCATCTGGTCACCGCAGCCGCAGTGG TTGACTGA
- the LOC128257222 gene encoding GTP-binding protein Rhes gives MYRCKNWFCARSNNNNYVDVALNEVPIHPTTATTTTTTPNSRNNSASNNNNNARSNSSKSNQQTNTTAAGHRAVTTHSTTTHPTHPTHPTHTTTTDEASPPQAHVVTFLDETTASGSNGAVTSSRLVTTAELHQAHMLEHHSNLDAIEQADDFIYGPGAGLSLCDDSLPSAKNCYRLVMLGSSRAGKSSIVARFLGNRFEEAYTPTIEEFHRKLYRIRNEVFQLDILDTSGYHPFPAMRRLSFLTGDLFILVFSMDSRESFEEVVRLRENILETKWAALNPGSGFKKKSLPKIPMILAGNKCDRDFKTVQVDEVMGYIAGQDNCCTFVECSARQNYRIDDLFHSLFTVSNLPLEMTPNHHRRLVSVFGAPSPLPPHGSAVGGTKKNALSIKRRFSDACGVVTPNARRPSIRTDLNLMRSKTMALNEGEGVRNPSRWNRCALM, from the exons ATGTATCGctgcaaaaattggttttgtgctagaagcaacaacaacaactatgTAGATGTGGCACTAAATGAGGTGCCCATTCacccaacaacagcaacaacaacaacaacaacacccaACAGCCGCAACAACAGCgccagcaataacaacaacaacgcaaggagcaacagcagcaaaagcaatcAGCAGACAAACACCACCGCAGCGGGTCACAGAGCTGTCACCACCCACTCAACCACCACCCATCCAACCCATCCAACCCATCCAACCCACACAACCACCACCGATGAGGCTTCCCCGCCGCAGGCCCACGTGGTCACCTTTCTGGACGAGACCACTGCGAGCGGGAGCAACGGAGCCGTGACCAGCAGCCGCCTGGTCACCACCGCCGAACTCCACCAGGCCCACATGCTGGAGCACCACTCGAATCTGGACGCCATCGAGCAGGCGGACGACTTCATCTACGGCCCCGGCGCAGGATTGTCCCTCTGCGACGACAGCCTGCCCTCGGCCAAAAACTGCTATAGACTGGTCATGCTCGG CTCATCACGCGCCGGCAAGTCGTCGATTGTGGCACGTTTCCTGGGCAATCGGTTCGAGGAGGCCTACACGCCGACCATCGAGGAGTTCCATCGCAAGTTGTATCGCATACGGAATGAGGTCTTCCAACTGGATATTTTGGATACTTCTGGCTATCATCCGTTTCCCGCAATGCGTCGTTTATCATTTCTAACTG GGGATCTCTTTATCCTCGTCTTCAGCATGGATTCCCGAGAGTCCTTTGAGGAGGTGGTGCGCCTGCGGGAGAATATACTGGAGACCAAATGGGCGGCCCTGAATCCCGGCTCTGGCTTCAAGAAGAAGAGTCTTCCGAAGATACCCATGATTCTAGCGGGCAATAAATGTGATCGCGACTTCAA AACTGTGCAAGTGGACGAAGTGATGGGCTACATCGCTGGTCAGGATAATTGCTGCACCTTTGTGGAGTGTTCGGCCCGTCAGAACTACCGCATCGACGACCTTTTCCACTCCCTGTTCACTGTCTCCAATCTGCCGCTGGAGATGACCCCGAATCACCATCGTCGACTGGTGTCCGTCTTTGGGGCACCCTCGCCTCTCCCACCACACGGATCCGCGGTGGGCGGAACCAAGAAGAACGCGCTGTCCATCAAGCGACGATTTAGCGACGCCTGCGGGGTGGTGACCCCGAATGCCCGACGGCCCAGCATCCGCACCGATCTCAACCTGATGCGATCCAAGACGATGGCCTTGAACGAGGGCGAGGGGGTTCGGAATCCCTCGCGTTGGAACCGCTGCGCCCTGATGTAG